TGTGGTAAATCGACTATAATGAGCAAGCCAGTGGTGTAGCtgtttaaagaaacactttgacattttgggagaAAATGCTTCTTTACCTTTTATCATGTTCCCATGCCTATATAATTAATATAAAGCAAAATGTTAAACTATTCCTTTACAACAACTGGATCTTGGTTGTAGAGTACAACCTGTGTGGTTCGAGCAGTccactgcgtgtgtgtgtgtgtgtgtgtgtgtgtgtgtgtgtgtgtgtgtgtgtttagcgtTAATGTGTTAGTAAAAGCGCTGGGGTTGCATGATGGATGCATCTGGAACACTCACCAGTCATTCCCTCTTTTGACACACCACTCTGATTCCACCAATCAGAATTCGCTTCCAGAAGCCAGAAAACCTTTTTTAAGGCTGCCGTCTCATGTAACACAACAttgctgtgtttgtatgttcGTGCATGTCTATgcgtgtgttttcatttttgggcGGCCGGATAAGCAAACTCAGCTGCTTTGGCCTCAGATTGCTCTCTCAGGTTTAAGTTTCCCACAGTCAAGGGGTCAGTGTCAAGGCTATGTGAAAAAAGCATTGACACTACTGTGACAGTATGTGGGTTAACATCTGTAGCCAAATGGCCATGAGGAAAAACAATTTCACAAGCTGTCAGGTAATTAGAAACAGTACAGTTCCCACTGGATATGTGAAAGTCTTAGAAGGATGTTATGAAAGGTAGAGCATACTACTTAACGTGTGACTGGGCATAAATAAAGAGTGATTCTAGGAAGGAAATAATTGGAAGAACAGGCCAGGAGAGAGGGGTTGAGCACCATAGTGAAAAGGAATTTTTTGGAACATGTTCTGATTCCTGGGTCCCTGCTTGGATGATGGACAGGAGTTGACATTTGAGCTGAAGTGCTGTACAGGGGCTGGACACAGGAGGAGGTGACGGATCCAGCTTAGATGACCTCCCTGCTGTTGCGAATGGCACAGCAGAGCACCATGCTGAAAATCATCCCAATGATCTGtcgagaaaaaacagaaatgaaatcaCTCTCAGTCACAACAGAGTGCATGATTTAtggcttttcttctcttctcctgaCTCACCATGACTCCAGCGATGCCAATTCCCACGTATCCAATGATGTAGAGTTTACTGTTGAAGAAGTCTTTGATGCCTGTCTCACAGTCCTGCAGAGCACAGGAGTCAAATGGTGTTTAGTACAAGTGAATCAGGATGTTCTGTATTGTATTTGTGACTCATTCATTAGACAACAAAGCAGGAGAGTTTCATTTCCGCCTCGAGCCTGGAGCTGATGATGGATCTTACTTTATCTGGTTCAGGATCAGAGCATGGGCTTGCGATGGTTCCAcaacagttcagctgaaaatggggaaaaaacattaaaggacAAAACATGATAAAAGCAATGCTCTTTTAAGCAATGCTATCTTAAATATGTAGTTTTTTGTTACGTACTACTTTCTGGTAAGACATGATCAATGTGCCGTTGTTGTTCTCATTGTAGGTCTTGGTGTAGAAGTTCTGGACATCTTCAATTATCTGCAAGGAGGAGAATGACTGAGTGACTGGGTGCTATTTGGACACAAAACATCGTATTAACTTCTAAAATGGGTAAAAATTATAAACGTACCTTGTCCTTGTTTAAGAATCCAAACACTCCTGCAGCCACCTCAGACCCAAAGATGATCAGCAGGCAGGCAAAgaactgcaaaaataacatcCAAGGTTGATATTCAGTATTTAATATAGCATAAAGGTGCACTTCATGTCAGTTTTCGCCTACAATTTGTGTGAAGTTGTACTCACTGAACCCAGCAGGCACTGAGATTCTCTAACAGCTCCACAGCAGCCAAAGAAACCTACTAACATCACCAGACTGCCAGCACCAATTAGTATGTACACACCtgggaaacagcaaaaataacaaaatttgtCGCTTACATGCGGTAATGGTGACAGGAAACAAAAAGGTGCTTAAATAGGGTTTTTATCGATATGGAAAACAACCATTAGAATACCACTTAGTTTGATATACTGTACAGATTAACATAATTAATACATATCAGCCTGTAAAGCCGGTGCAGTTACTTGGCTTCTCTGAGTGACTCAGTTTGTGTTCAGCTTTTCCCAGCTCAATCATTTGGCAGTTACTTCACTGAGTCACCAAAAGGTGGCAGCATAGAGCTGGGAATGAAAGTTGAAGCCAAagcgctaaaaaaaaaaagcccaagcAGCAGACCATTGAATTTTCATCTGATGTGCCGGTCATTCTGCAACTGTGTTGCTAAGAAACTTATTAATCTGACTTCCAACTCTCCATCCAACACTGCCTTAAGGAGATGTTGTACAAATGGAAGGGCTGCGTCCATGCAAACCAAATAAACAGGACAGATTTGAGAGAGTATACAGGTTTTGTTCTTGCACAGTGTTGCATCCCAGCACAAACATCAGGACCTGGATGTGTCTTGGAACATAAATGGATGTGGGAACTTAGCAATATTCATTTCTTAGTGTTGCTCAGCTTCACTCCAGAGATGCtactgttgtgtaaatgttgtagaaattgtgtgacttttttgctttttttttctgttattgtttatGTACCTTTTATATAGTGtgccataaataaaacataacagCAGTGGTCTAGCAGTAGACCCATTTATCGTGCCTTTTAAAAGTGTCCTTACATGAGATGCCTTATAAACACCTTTGTTGGCAAGAGTCTGATTTAAAGAGAGGCCTAAGTGGGATGCTTCATGTTGTCTTAGTTCCCGTTTATCATCTCATTAGGAAGCACAGGGATGAGCTCAGCAGTACAGTCCCACCAGTGAGCTCTCATACAGGTGAGGTCGGTTCCCAGGTAACAGCTGCATCTCCATCTGAGCCCCTGAGTAACATGGGCTCAGGTGGGAACAAGACGGTTCATTAGGTTTCCTCGCCGTGTCTACATAGAACACAACGATTACGCTGGGAGTGGCATTTTCTTCAGTTGTTAGTTCAATTTGTGGTGCTAATTTAGCAAAAAGTGATGCTTCTGCACTCCCTTGTGGTATAAAGCCAACAAAACTGTCTCTACtttgaagaaaaacattacaTTGGTTTTCCCTTTTCCTCTTAATCTGAAGTTAAGGTCTTGTTTTTATCGTACATCATTTCAAAGCACAAAGAAAAGAGCAGTTCTGTGTGGATTTGACGCCATGGGAACGAGGAATAGCAACTGTTGAGCGCTTTCAGCTGTGCCTGTGGGACTCGCTCTCACTGTCAAAGCCATGTGTCGCACTGTAACCTCAAAGGACCTGACAGAAGCCGGCCATCCTCGGTTAAATCACACGGACGTCTGAGTCTAGGTCACTGTCACACGGACAGGAGATGAAATACCTTTACAGAATTAGAAGATTTTGTAAGAAAAGGCACTCCAGTCACAAAACAATGTCCTTCTCAGCAGCCCTTGTAAAGTCACTCCTCTCCTCGCCTTCTTCCACATCCTGCACTGTCATTtcattcaaatgtgtttttttcccccgtGATTGTTCTTTCTTATCTTTTGCAAAAATGCCCCTCATACCCTCCTCTGTTTCGTTCTTTCCATGTGGGTAGAGTGACTGGTTGAAATGAGGTGTACCGACCTGTGGTTTTTCTCATGTATTCACACTAAGTGCAGCTGCAACTTCCTGTTATTCACACTCATCTCCAGCATGAAACTTTAACTTTAACCTTTAATTCTGACATTAATGGGTGCATGAAAAAACTTGACAGTAGGCTATTTATCAAGTTAATACAGTGACACACTTTGCAGAATTCATAACTGCTGTGATTTAACACAGTAGTGTCATGATGCCTTATAtttgaaatattgcaaaaataagaagaaatttCCTGAAATCACAGTTTCTATTCATAACAGTGACTTTAATTGCGGAGAGAAACAACAGACATTCCCTTGACCCATTTAGAGTAGTTTCCCagcaacatatatttaaaacacaaacccGAAGCAGCTCTTTGCAAGAAAAACAACCCAATGCGGTGACAAATactcaatttatcattttttagcTGACAGCAACCGCACTTGAACAGATTTATTTGACAAAACATGTAGAGAATTGTTCAACACATGTACTGGATCAACAGCCTTGTGTTGAATGTGATTAAGTGTATTGTTACGCACAGTGTGCCTTCCTTGCCTGCAGAGATTAGCTGAGGCTGTGCTGCAGCACTCACCAATAAAGAAGGTATCTGGAGCCTTATCGCCGCTGAGCAGGGAGACAGTTTCTGGGTCAAAACGCAGCCACAGCCCCACGGCCAGAACGAAGGATCCCATTAactgaagagagacagaaaggaaagaTGCTATAAAAACCACATTgatcacagaaaaatgaaaagggagaacaaataaaacaaaaataaatgacttttGTAGACACATGGAGGGTGAGCAACCATGCACTGTTGTGATTCAGGTGTTTAACTGTGGCCAAACTACTATAAAGACTCAATCCTGCTCTTTTCCTTCCCTCTGGTGACAAATGTACAGTAATGACTAGATAAACTGGCACTTGGTTGCAGAAATATAGTCAATTTTCCGCCTTGTATTACATAATGAGGCCTATTTCTCACACAGTTTCTATCCTTGGTCTTAGATCTGACATCATTCTTGTGAATTTGTTTCAGCTTTCATCACAAATGCAATGTTCTTTTCATCTTAAGCTCAACAGTGGACAGGCATGTTATTCACTCCCTCAGTTCTTTAACACTCTCTGAATGTGATTTTCCACTCAGGCCTTCCACCCTTTCCACTTTGCAGGCAACAGAGGTATGATTTCACTAAGAGTTAAATGGCTAAAATGTTACATCTGGTGTCAAAACAATGGGTCCAGATATTAGTCTGCACTATGGGTCATTCATCTAAACTCTCCAGACTAATAGATCCCAGTAAATGTAAGTTATATAACTTTAAAATGCCGCTCAGCAGTCTTCCAGTAAGGAGAAAATGACCCGCTTGGCTGTGGGCAGCAACACGGCACCTTGAGCTTAAACAGGCTGTTTGTTTGGAAATGTGGTTCCATGTTGCTCATATTTTCCTTCATCTCAACCTCCATCACTATACATTGAACGAAATCATACTCAAGGCTGTTACTGCAGAGCAACAGTCATAAGACACTGAggtaaaagcagtttttctttcttctttctttctttttttcagaaatctgaGATGCTTTCAAGGACAGAAGTTGTGGTGGGTGCTTCACTGACAGATCAATACTGAGAGGTTTTTAATGATCACTCAGCTCGTACCCCCTGAGGATAATCCGGTCTGAAAACCTTCAAGTTGAGCttcaaaacaacacagtgtgtgtgtgtgtgtgtgtgtgtgtgtgtgtgtgtgtgtgtgtgtgtgtgtgtgtgtgtgtgtgtgtgtgtgtgtgtgtgtgtgtgtgtgtgcgtgcaaagaggaataaaatgaTTTGTCTAAATGGAGAGTATTTAGGAGTGCTTGTCACATGGTCTCTCTGTGTCCTAGATCTAGAATTTAGGTAgaccactgtttgtttttttatgcccTCAAGCTCTTTTAAGTgagtttatttcaaaaaacaaccCCTGCTGCCAAATTTATCCAAAGGCTTCATCTTAAAATTGCTTTTGAACCTCTTGTTTAAgaaatctgctttgtttttttccgGTTCTgccatttctcttttttgtcttctgttaCTCATCCTCACCATCCACAGGTTATATTTTACGGTGGTGGTTTAAAGTGAAGCCAGGAGCTCGGTTGTAAAGCTTCGGAATGGGACAGGTGTTGGGAAGCCGGCTTCCTCCCAAACGGAGGATTTAGTGTCATGCGTGGTGATGTATGGGACAGCTGAGCTCTCGGTGGGTTTCGGGATTAGCTGGTCTAAAGtgataaagcagagagaagcttGTAGATCTACTGAACTAGACTGGGTTAACGTGAAGAGTCGCTCTGGATCCATTTAACAACGGTATTCGTCCAAACACCTGATGGTGCGAGGGTGTAGGTGGAAGTGCGAGGTGAGGCCTGCTGCCTACTGAGTTAGTAGCAGCTATTGTCCATCCATCCCGAGTGCATCGTGCTGTGTGGAGGAGCAGGTGGTTGGTTTGCAGCTGAAAGGAGGTTAGCGCGCAGCCAAACCTCATTACTATTATGGCTCCATTTAAAAGCCTTTTCAAAACCAGATTTCAAAACGCCACAGTCAGCGGCTGACATGCTAAATACAATCCTGACACTAGCACTCATGAGGCTGACTATCCCAGTGGTCC
The nucleotide sequence above comes from Amphiprion ocellaris isolate individual 3 ecotype Okinawa chromosome 8, ASM2253959v1, whole genome shotgun sequence. Encoded proteins:
- the LOC111573867 gene encoding CD9 antigen-like; protein product: MGKVEGGMKCVKYLLFVFNFIFWLMGSFVLAVGLWLRFDPETVSLLSGDKAPDTFFIGVYILIGAGSLVMLVGFFGCCGAVRESQCLLGSFFACLLIIFGSEVAAGVFGFLNKDKIIEDVQNFYTKTYNENNNGTLIMSYQKVLNCCGTIASPCSDPEPDKDCETGIKDFFNSKLYIIGYVGIGIAGVMIIGMIFSMVLCCAIRNSREVI